One part of the bacterium genome encodes these proteins:
- a CDS encoding tyrosine-type recombinase/integrase gives MRAFIRIVGGELAIEDVSSTHINQFKKARLDLKRKESESKQKPVDENQIKRGINKDMVNIKAIFNAAAQKGIIPESQVPKFEFYRVEQQRLPQTLDEQEIQSIASHLDGDALLAFWIIRYTGARRGEVARTSMNDQSGLRWTHVDLENSRIRLHGKGKEKYVPMHPSLAEKLRARMTELGEAFNQDSLIIKFRKDTLTAYFREAIKKAGIKKRGAVHILRHTAATALLDAGANLREVQEFLGYSRVTTTEIYTHISKEKLKSKVDQAFK, from the coding sequence ATCAATTCAAAAAGGCAAGACTTGATCTCAAACGAAAAGAGTCTGAAAGCAAACAAAAGCCAGTAGACGAGAACCAAATTAAACGGGGGATTAATAAGGACATGGTGAACATCAAGGCAATATTCAATGCAGCCGCGCAGAAGGGTATTATCCCTGAATCCCAGGTCCCCAAGTTCGAGTTTTACCGGGTGGAGCAGCAGCGGCTTCCTCAAACTTTGGATGAGCAGGAGATTCAGTCCATTGCAAGTCATCTGGATGGCGATGCTCTATTAGCGTTCTGGATTATTCGGTACACGGGCGCCAGAAGAGGGGAGGTCGCCCGCACCTCGATGAATGATCAAAGCGGTCTGCGATGGACCCACGTTGACTTGGAGAATAGTCGGATCCGTTTGCATGGCAAAGGCAAAGAAAAGTATGTGCCGATGCATCCCAGCCTTGCTGAAAAATTACGAGCTCGAATGACTGAATTGGGAGAGGCTTTTAATCAGGATAGTTTGATCATCAAGTTTCGTAAAGACACCCTGACGGCTTACTTCCGGGAGGCAATTAAGAAGGCGGGCATCAAAAAGAGAGGTGCAGTTCATATCCTGCGCCACACAGCCGCAACAGCGTTGTTGGATGCCGGCGCCAATCTGCGTGAAGTTCAGGAATTCCTGGGGTATTCTCGGGTAACCACCACCGAAATTTATACCCATATCAGCAAGGAGAAGCTGAAATCCAAAGTAGACCAGGCTTTCAAATAA
- a CDS encoding DUF3098 domain-containing protein: protein MKEKREKATRKPVRKGGEFLDLAANNYKLFGLGILILIVGYFFLAQGPADSFMSLTLAPILLVFSYCVVIPYAIFWKAKKREPQK, encoded by the coding sequence ATGAAGGAAAAGCGCGAAAAAGCCACCCGCAAACCGGTCCGCAAAGGTGGCGAATTTTTAGACCTGGCCGCCAACAACTACAAGCTGTTTGGACTGGGGATTCTGATTCTGATTGTCGGCTATTTCTTTCTGGCGCAGGGCCCGGCTGATAGTTTCATGTCTTTGACACTGGCCCCCATCCTGCTGGTTTTTAGTTATTGTGTGGTCATTCCTTACGCCATTTTCTGGAAAGCGAAAAAGCGCGAACCGCAGAAATAG
- a CDS encoding N(4)-(beta-N-acetylglucosaminyl)-L-asparaginase, producing MKRRDFIRNSALSTAALAIAPHNQTRERNIPILVCSRGEEWAAKILQPGWQTWLDKKNMLDAVEAAANVVELDPEDTSVGYGGLPNEDGVVELDASVMSGPLHRCGAVAGLRNIKRACSVARLVMERSNHSMLVGDGARRFALAHGFKEEDLLTDKARETWLRWKEDLNKDDFWGAPDARPTGTINVLGVDDQGDVFGITTTSGLAFKIPGRIGDSPIIGAGLYVDNTIGAAGATGRGEEVIRTCGCFLVVEKMRQGLSPQQACEFGCRRILEVNQKVNFNVKFIAVNKNGEVGSAQLQDRKKSECSFITAMGIKSIFSAVVK from the coding sequence ATGAAGAGAAGGGACTTTATCAGGAACAGCGCTCTGAGCACTGCGGCACTGGCCATAGCCCCGCACAACCAGACGAGAGAACGGAATATTCCCATCCTGGTCTGCAGCCGGGGTGAAGAGTGGGCCGCCAAAATCCTGCAGCCGGGCTGGCAGACCTGGCTTGATAAAAAAAATATGCTCGATGCGGTGGAGGCTGCGGCCAACGTGGTTGAACTGGATCCGGAGGACACCAGCGTGGGCTACGGCGGCCTGCCCAACGAAGATGGCGTGGTGGAGCTGGACGCCTCGGTGATGTCCGGGCCTTTACACCGCTGCGGCGCAGTAGCCGGCCTGCGTAACATCAAGCGCGCCTGTTCAGTGGCGCGGCTGGTGATGGAACGCTCCAACCACAGCATGCTCGTGGGCGACGGCGCACGACGCTTCGCCCTTGCGCACGGGTTCAAAGAGGAAGACTTGCTTACCGATAAAGCGCGCGAGACATGGTTGCGGTGGAAGGAAGATTTAAACAAGGATGATTTCTGGGGCGCACCCGATGCCCGGCCGACCGGCACTATCAACGTGCTCGGCGTTGACGATCAGGGCGATGTTTTCGGCATCACCACCACTTCGGGGCTGGCCTTCAAGATTCCCGGCCGCATCGGCGATTCGCCGATCATCGGCGCCGGATTGTACGTGGATAATACGATCGGCGCTGCCGGCGCCACCGGACGAGGAGAAGAGGTGATTCGAACCTGCGGCTGTTTTTTGGTGGTGGAAAAAATGAGACAGGGCCTTTCGCCACAGCAGGCTTGCGAGTTCGGCTGCCGGCGGATTCTTGAAGTGAATCAAAAGGTCAATTTCAATGTGAAATTCATTGCGGTGAATAAAAACGGCGAGGTGGGCAGCGCACAGCTGCAGGATCGCAAAAAAAGCGAATGTTCTTTTATTACAGCTATGGGTATCAAGTCAATTTTTTCGGCCGTTGTAAAGTAG